The Haloterrigena turkmenica DSM 5511 genome includes the window CGAGCCGGCCCTGACGGTCCAGCCGGGGAACGTCGTCCGTGTCTCGTGTCGGGACGCGACGAACGGACAGCTCAACCCGGCGTCGACGCCCGCAGACGTCGCCGCGCTCGACATCGATCTGATCCACGCGCTGACCGGCCCGATCGCGGTCGAGGGCGCCCGACCAGGAGATGTCCTCGAGGTCGAACTGCTCGACCTCGAACACGAGGGCGTCGGCTACACGCTGGTCCTCCCGGGACCGGCGGAGCTCGGAGTGTTGGCCGACGAGTTCCCCGACCCGGCGTTGCACGTCTGGGACCTCGAGGGCGACGTCGGCCGCTTCGTGGACGGGATCGAGGTGCCGCTGGCTCCGTTCCCCGGCATCGTCGGCGTCGCGCCCGCCGAGGACGGCGCCCACGGCACGTTTCCGCCGCGGGACGTCGGCGGGAACATGGACGTCAAGCAGCTCATGGCGGGCTCGAGGGTCTATCTCCCCGTGGCGGTCGAGGACGCCCTGTTCAGTATCGGCGACTGCCACGCCGCGCAGGGCGACGGGGAGGTCTGTGGGACCGGCATCGAAGCGCCGATGACCGTCACCTGCCGGTTCGACCTGCGCTCGGACCTGTCGATCGACCGGCCGCAGTTCGAGACCGCGGGCCCGTTCACCCCGACCGGCCGTGACGAGCCGATGTACGGAACGACGGGCATCGCCGACGACCTGATGACGGCGACCAGACGAGCCGTCCGAAGCATGGTCGACCACCTCCAGGATGAGCGCGGGCTCGAGCGGGACGACGCCTACATGCTGTGTTCGACGGCCGTCGACCTGAAGATAAACGAGGCCGTCAACGCGCCGAACTGGGTCGTCTCCGCGTACCTCCCGGAGAGCATCTTTCCGGAAGCGAAGCGGCGTCCCACGCGGGCGTAACGTCCTTCTGATAGAATCCCATTTATTCCTCGGCCTCCTCTCACTCGTATGGAGCAGCGCCGATTCGCCGAGACGCCGTCAGAGGGGGGCGAGCGTGCTCGACCGTTCGATGGCGACCAGCGCGACCGCGACCGGCCCGGCGAGAGGGACGACCGTCGGGGACGGAGCGCCCGACCGCACGAGGCGATGAGACGGTGACGGAGTCCCCCGAAACCGCCGCGGGCGAGGAGCCGGCCGACGGCAGGGAAGACGAGTTCGTCCGGACCCCGCCCGAGGATCTGGCTCGGCGCGTGTTCGACGTGAACCCGGTCAGCACCGTCGTGATCGATTCGGCGGGAAACTACGCCTTCGCGAACGAACGAGCGGCGGAAACGCTCGGCCGGACGAACGAGGAGATCGTCGGCCGAGCGTACGACGACGCCGAGTGGAACATCTACTACGACGACGGGTCGCCCGTTCCGACGTCGGAGAACCCGGTCACGCGCGTCCTCGAGACGGGCGAGCCCGTCTTCGGCTTCGAACACTGGATCGAACTCCCCGACGGCTCCGAGCGGTGGCTCTCGAGCAATTCGGCCCCTGTACTGGACGACGACGGCGACGTGGAGTACGTCGTCGTCTCCTTCGAGGACGCGACGGCGCTGAAGCGCCGCGAGGAGCGGTTGACCAGCGACCACGTCCGGCGCCTCGAGTTCCGCACGGACCGGGCCGCGGTCCCGCCCTCGCTTCGGGTCGCGGACGGCGAGATCCGACTCGAGGTCGACTCGGTCGTCCCGCTGCAAAACGGGACGACGGTCCAGTACATGGGGACGTCGGACCTTCCAGCGAGCGAGTTCGTTACCGCCGTCGAGGAGGTCTCCCACTACCGCGACGCGCGGCTGCTCAGTTCGATCGACGGCTACCATCGCGTCGAGGCGACGGCGGAGTCGGAGACGGTCTCGCAGGTGTTTCCGGACCTCGGCGGCCGCGCCTGCGCCGTTGTCATCGCTCCCGACGAGGTCCGGTTTCTGGGCGAGTTGCCCGGCGACGTGGACCCCCGGCAGGCCGCGGCCGGGATCCGGTGGTTCCACCCCGAAGTCGAACTGGTCTCCGAGGACCTCGTCTACTCGCCGCAACTGCTGTACGGCGTCGTCGCCGACGCGCTCACCGAGCGACAGCTGTCGGCGCTCGACGCCGCCTACTTCGGCGGCTACTTCGATACGCCCCGAACCAGCACCGGCGACGAGTTGGCCGACCGCTTCGACGTCACGCGCCAGACGTTCAACCAGCACCTGCGCAAGGCCCAGCGAACCGTCTTCCGACATCTCTTCGAGAAGTCCGGCGCGGACGCACGCTGACAGGTCAGCGTCCGCCCTTACTACGACCGCTTGCGTAGTGAAACGTAATGGACGAGGATACGATCCACACAGATGTCGTCCCCGCTCGACCGATCGGCGAGGACAGCGTCGGCCACGACCCCACCACGGAGACGTTTCACACCCGCTTCGATGCGGCGTTCGGAACGGAGCGCGACGCGGTCACCGAGGCGCTCACCGCCACGATCGTCGAGACCGTCGGCGCCGTCACGAACCGCGATCCCTG containing:
- a CDS encoding acetamidase/formamidase family protein — protein: MGAEEFAVDHRIDAEDDAVHSDWDNGREPALTVQPGNVVRVSCRDATNGQLNPASTPADVAALDIDLIHALTGPIAVEGARPGDVLEVELLDLEHEGVGYTLVLPGPAELGVLADEFPDPALHVWDLEGDVGRFVDGIEVPLAPFPGIVGVAPAEDGAHGTFPPRDVGGNMDVKQLMAGSRVYLPVAVEDALFSIGDCHAAQGDGEVCGTGIEAPMTVTCRFDLRSDLSIDRPQFETAGPFTPTGRDEPMYGTTGIADDLMTATRRAVRSMVDHLQDERGLERDDAYMLCSTAVDLKINEAVNAPNWVVSAYLPESIFPEAKRRPTRA
- a CDS encoding bacterio-opsin activator domain-containing protein, encoding MTESPETAAGEEPADGREDEFVRTPPEDLARRVFDVNPVSTVVIDSAGNYAFANERAAETLGRTNEEIVGRAYDDAEWNIYYDDGSPVPTSENPVTRVLETGEPVFGFEHWIELPDGSERWLSSNSAPVLDDDGDVEYVVVSFEDATALKRREERLTSDHVRRLEFRTDRAAVPPSLRVADGEIRLEVDSVVPLQNGTTVQYMGTSDLPASEFVTAVEEVSHYRDARLLSSIDGYHRVEATAESETVSQVFPDLGGRACAVVIAPDEVRFLGELPGDVDPRQAAAGIRWFHPEVELVSEDLVYSPQLLYGVVADALTERQLSALDAAYFGGYFDTPRTSTGDELADRFDVTRQTFNQHLRKAQRTVFRHLFEKSGADAR
- a CDS encoding HalOD1 output domain-containing protein; the encoded protein is MDEDTIHTDVVPARPIGEDSVGHDPTTETFHTRFDAAFGTERDAVTEALTATIVETVGAVTNRDPCSMAPLFATVDPESLADLVTSTRDHPLTVSFSYEDCHVSVSSDGTVVVKLSND